Genomic window (Cellulosilyticum lentocellum DSM 5427):
ACATGACATCGACACTATCTTTTTCTTCATTTTTAATCCCCTCTACTTTTCTAGTCATATCCCATGGTTCTTCTAACTGTTTCATTTGAAAAACCCTTGTAGTACCACTAAAAACCATTCCAAATATCAGGATACAAGCTAGTAATTCTATCGCCCCTTTTTGCATCTATTTCACTCCTATCCTTTATTAAAATTGAAAATAAATAAACTGACTTGCTGCATAACCTGGGCCATATACACCAAAAATCAATATGCCAAGAATGATTACCATAAACACTGTCCAAGTAAATACACAGTGTTCTTTAGCAATAGCTTCTTCAAAATCGTAGTGCTTACCTATTAATTCTACAGCAATCATAAGGATAATAGAAATCATCATGACCCCAAAATCTTTTTGATCTAAGCCTAATTGATATAAGCTTTGATCAAAAAATATCCAAGGATTAAAACTACTAAACATTTGCTTAATGATTCCAAGTGCACTTGCTAAGTCGGCAGTTCTAAAGAATATCCAAGCAAAGTCTACTAAAATGAACGTAGTTAATACTTGCAAACATTTGTAAGAAAACTTTTCTTTATTTAATCCAAACAACTGCGCTACTCTTTGTCTAAATGGTGCTATGATATCTCCTACAACTTGATAAATACCATGTAGACCTCCCCAAATAATGTAGTTCCAGCCACTTCCATGCCATATACCACTTACTAAAAAAGTAATCATAATATTTCTATATCGTTTAAGTCTATTGCAGCGACTACCACCTAGAGGTATGTACAAATAATCTTTAAACCAACCACTAAGAGAAATATGCCATCTACGCCAAAATTCTTTAATTGATTTAGCAAAATACGGTGTATCAAAGTTCTGCATCAATTCAAAGCCCATGATTTTAGCAGCGCCAATAGCAATATAAGTATAACCTGCAAAATCACAATAAATTTGTATACTAAATAATACTGTTGCTAACGCAATCTCAAAGCCTGCATAAGCTTCATAATTGCCATAAACCTGATTGACTAGAATTGCTACTCGATCAGCAATAACTACCTTTTGGAAGAACCCCCATAGCATCAGCACAAAGCCTCGTTTAGCCCTTTCTAAATCAAAGGTATGCTTTTCATAAAACTGTTTTAACAAATTACCTGAACGCTCAATAGGTCCAGCTACAAGCTGTGGAAAGAAGGAAATAAATAAAGCATATTTTCCTAAATGCATTTCTGCTTTAATGTCTCTTCTATAAACATCCATGGTATACCCAATAGCTTGGAAAGTATAAAAAGAGATACCTACTGGTAACATAACATCAAAATAAGGTACTTGCATATGAATAGCGAAATGTTCCATGACTCTATTAATATTGTCTCCTAAAAAATTGTAGTACTTATAGAAAAATAAAATGGAAAAGTTAATAACTAGACTTAGTATTAACCAAGTCTTTCTAAGCCGTATACGCTTTTCCTCATCTTCTATACGTTCCGTACTTTGCAATAAAACCCCACACAAGTATGTAATGAAAGTAGATGTGGCAATAAGTAATGCATATACTGGATTCCAGCTCATATAGAAATAGTAACTAGCAATCAGTAGCCAAATCCATCTCCATTTGTAAGGAATTATAAAATACCCTAATGTAACAAGGGGGAAAAAGATTAAAAAACTAATAGAATTAAATAACATATTTTACCCTCTAATATTATTTTTTATAATGTATAATCTTGAAATCAATCCTATTTTATCATCTTTAAACAAAATATACTATATTTTTAAAACTCTTATACTTTTATCCGATTTGTAACAATCAAATACATTCCGCAATACTATGTGATATAAAATAAAAACAGGAGATGCTATAGCATCTCCTGTTTTTATTTTATATCATTGTTATTTTGTAGCAAAGCCAACATCCACGCTGTCTGTTTTCACGCTAGCTGTTTCTTCACTGTCTTTTAAGAAATCCATTGGGCTAACAACTTTGTCATTATGCTTTACTTGTAAGTAGAGATTATCACCTACATTAATGAATGCACCTTTAGGTGTACCAATTGTACCTAGTACATCCCCTTCATTAACAACTTGGCCTAAAAGATCTTCATTTACTGTTCCACCTTGGAAACCATATACACTTACATAACCATTACCATGATCGATAACCATTGTCTTTCCTACATAAGGCATACCTGGCTCTAAAATACTAGATGAATCATCTACAATCTTAACAATTGTACCTTTCGCTATAGCCTTTACTTCTGTATTTTCATTAGCTGCAATACAAATACCAAAGGTACGCATGGTTTGATTAAGTGATTCACTAAACCAATATTTTGTAGTCTCATCTGTATAAGGTACAACAATCTTACCTTCTACTGGCCAACTAAAGTTATCACCATCAGCAAAGAAAGGTTCCTCTGTTACTGACGCTGTAGTAGATTCAAAGGTTTCTGTTTTAACCTCTGGTTTTACTTCATCCTTTGCTGTTGTATTATTAGTAACCTCTTCTGAAGCTTTTGTTTCATCTTCTTGAACTGTGGCTTCATTTTGTGTAACCTTATCTGTTTGGTCAAGTTCATCTTCTTCATCAATAATAACATTATTGGGAAGATCCCCTTGAAGCATTCCGTCTGTTTTCTCATTTTTTGCATAAGGATTCGCTTCATTTTTAACATTGCCTTCTTGACTTGGTAATACGAAGATGGCTACAAGTGCACCTACAGAAATCACACTAACGGCTACATAAAAACCATACTTCTTTAGAAATTGTCCTAATTTTTTATTTTTCATAATTAACACCTCCGACATGCTAATTATCGCCAGAGATTCCCATTATTATTCAATCTTTCTAAATATTTTAATTCATATTTTAATTTTGAATCTCGTATTTTTCTATCATCACGTCTGTATAGTAATATTTGATAATATCCTTATAATTCATACCTTGTTTAGCTAGTTCATTTGCACCATTTTGACTAAGCCCTATCCCTTGTCCTATGCCTCTCACATCAAAAATCAATTCATCTCCAGAAGAATACACCTTGAAGCAGCTAGATGGTAAATCTAATAGTTCCTTAATTTCTTCCCCTTTAAGAGTTACATTTCCAACTTGAATACTTTTTACATAGTCTGCTTCATCTTTCTCAATGATTTGTATTTGATTTTCTAAGGTGCCTATATCTACTATCAATTCTGGATATTTCGTTTTGATAAGTTCTGTTGTTTTTCCTTTCGTCAATCTGACTTGTTTACTAATATGATCTACTTTGCTATCCACACTTTGTAGATATGGAATGTCTTTATTATAAATACTTGCTGCATTCCTTGTTTTCCCTGCACTAGCACTATGATATAAAGCCTCTATAGGTTGATTATCATAAAAAATCATCTCATAATACGTGCTTTCCACAGCTGCCTTATAAATAGCATAATTTTTATCATAATCATCTTGCCAGATAGCCTTCATTTCTTCTACCGAATAACCTTTAAGAGCTCCTTTACTTTGAATACCTAAAATACGTCTTGCCATATAAGTCCTAGTTACTACAGCTTGTACCTTGATAGCTTCTTCTTCATAAGTATAAGGAATCTCTTTAGCTAATATACCTATTAGTGTTTCT
Coding sequences:
- a CDS encoding M23 family metallopeptidase: MKNKKLGQFLKKYGFYVAVSVISVGALVAIFVLPSQEGNVKNEANPYAKNEKTDGMLQGDLPNNVIIDEEDELDQTDKVTQNEATVQEDETKASEEVTNNTTAKDEVKPEVKTETFESTTASVTEEPFFADGDNFSWPVEGKIVVPYTDETTKYWFSESLNQTMRTFGICIAANENTEVKAIAKGTIVKIVDDSSSILEPGMPYVGKTMVIDHGNGYVSVYGFQGGTVNEDLLGQVVNEGDVLGTIGTPKGAFINVGDNLYLQVKHNDKVVSPMDFLKDSEETASVKTDSVDVGFATK
- a CDS encoding MBOAT family O-acyltransferase is translated as MLFNSISFLIFFPLVTLGYFIIPYKWRWIWLLIASYYFYMSWNPVYALLIATSTFITYLCGVLLQSTERIEDEEKRIRLRKTWLILSLVINFSILFFYKYYNFLGDNINRVMEHFAIHMQVPYFDVMLPVGISFYTFQAIGYTMDVYRRDIKAEMHLGKYALFISFFPQLVAGPIERSGNLLKQFYEKHTFDLERAKRGFVLMLWGFFQKVVIADRVAILVNQVYGNYEAYAGFEIALATVLFSIQIYCDFAGYTYIAIGAAKIMGFELMQNFDTPYFAKSIKEFWRRWHISLSGWFKDYLYIPLGGSRCNRLKRYRNIMITFLVSGIWHGSGWNYIIWGGLHGIYQVVGDIIAPFRQRVAQLFGLNKEKFSYKCLQVLTTFILVDFAWIFFRTADLASALGIIKQMFSSFNPWIFFDQSLYQLGLDQKDFGVMMISIILMIAVELIGKHYDFEEAIAKEHCVFTWTVFMVIILGILIFGVYGPGYAASQFIYFQF
- a CDS encoding SpoIID/LytB domain-containing protein: MKEYLKSAAIIGLCLFLIPMIIVYASGYDTGKLLKTIEDANGEEAHGAPLDIINEETLIGILAKEIPYTYEEEAIKVQAVVTRTYMARRILGIQSKGALKGYSVEEMKAIWQDDYDKNYAIYKAAVESTYYEMIFYDNQPIEALYHSASAGKTRNAASIYNKDIPYLQSVDSKVDHISKQVRLTKGKTTELIKTKYPELIVDIGTLENQIQIIEKDEADYVKSIQVGNVTLKGEEIKELLDLPSSCFKVYSSGDELIFDVRGIGQGIGLSQNGANELAKQGMNYKDIIKYYYTDVMIEKYEIQN